The following coding sequences are from one Schizosaccharomyces osmophilus chromosome 1, complete sequence window:
- the apn2 gene encoding AP-endonuclease Apn2 — translation MRILSWNVNGIQNPFNYHPWNKKNSYKEVFEEFKADIICFQELKMQKDNFPQEFALIEGYEGYFTFPTTRKGYSGVGIYVKKSLCTPVKAEEGITGILPVRNQRYSYIEAPPHEQIGYYPKDVDRKTAKWVDDEGRCILLDLGIFILIGVYCPVNSGDHRWEYRTAFYKCLKDRISAFIKEGKRKVVLVGDVNILCDSIDTADQKDILKESFIPSVHDSRKWLRELLKPHRSGLLLDIGRVRHPTRKGMFTCWNTRLNMRPTNYGTRIDYTLATPDLLPWVQDADIMANVMGSDHCPVYMDLRDSLDSTPLYDLLTHAKDPPSLAACHHSAYRPSKNIHTMFQQFEKTKKSKSESDITLDESSKTPSCSPSTSNSTPLSVPENGPAEKRRRTEQQPKLSSFFLKKPQPMEQNELETEKPPLIEVDETGSKFTVSNSSNTETVTAWKSRFQKKMPPLCDGHKEPCKLLSVKKPGINYGRNFWMCARPIGEVVENSNAVSNDDTQPFQCRYFLWDSDWKG, via the exons ATGCGAATCCTTAGTTGGAATGTGAATGGTATACAAAACCCATTTAACTATCATCCGtggaacaaaaaaaattcctacaaagaagtttttgaagagtttAAAGCGGATATTATATGCTTTCAGGAATTAAAGATGCAAAAGGATAATTTCCCCCAAGAATTTGCTCTTATTGAGGGATATGAAGGTTATTTCACATTTCCTACTACAAGAAAAGGTTACAGTGGAGTCGGTATttatgtaaaaaaaagtctaTGCACACCCGTAAAGGCAGAAGAAGGAATCACTGGAATTTTACCAGTTCGGAATCAACGATATTCTTATATTGAAGCTCCTCCGCATGAACAGATTGGATATTACCCCAAAGATGTAGACCGAAAAACTGCAAAATGGgttgatgatgaaggaagatGTATTCTACTAGATTTGGGTATTTTCATTCTAATTGGCGTTTATTGCCCTGTCAATTCTGGGGATCATAGGTGGGAATATCGGACAGCCTTCTACAAATGCTTAAAGGATAGAATATCAGCTTTTATAAAGGAAGGAAAACGGAAGGTTGTCTTAGTTGGGGATGTGAATATTCTTTGCGATTCTATCGACACGGCAGACCAAAAAGATATCTTAAAAGAGTCATTCATTCCAAGCGTACATGATTCAAGAAAATGGCTTAGGGAGTTATTAAAGCCGCACAGATCTGGGCTTTTGCTCGATATTGGACGGGTACGGCATCCTACAAGAAAGGGCATGTTCACTTGCTGGAACACCAGGCTTAATATGAGGCCCACAAACTATG GTACGAGAATTGACTATACGCTAGCAACTCCAGACCTTTTACCGTGGGTGCAAGACGCAGATATTATGGCAAATGTCATGGGATCTGATCATTGCCCTGTTTACATGGATTTAAGAGATTCACTAGACAGTACACCATTATATGATTTACTCACTCATGCAAAAGATCCTCCCTCTTTAGCAGCATGTCATCACTCAGCATATCGACCGTCAAAAAACATACATACCATGTTTCaacaatttgaaaagaccAAGAAGTCAAAATCAGAATCAGACATTACTTTAGATGAATCATCCAAAACACCGTCTTGCTCACCATCCACTAGCAACAGTACGCCATTGTCTGTACCTGAAAACGGTCCAGCTGAGAAGCGTCGACGAACAGAGCAGCAGCCAAAATtatcatctttttttttgaagaagccTCAGCCAATGGAACAAAATGAACTGGAAACTGAAAAACCTCCATTGATTGAAGTAGATGAAACTGGGTCAAAGTTTACAGTATCTAATTCTTCTAATACGGAAACTGTAACGGCATGGAAGAGCagattccaaaaaaaaatgccGCCATTATGTGATGGACATAAAGAACCCTGTAAGTTATTAAGCGTGAAAAAGCCGGGCATAAATTATGGTCGAAATTTTTGGATGTGTGCTCGACCGATTGGAGAAGTTGTTGAAAATTCTAACGCGGTTTCTAATGATGATACACAGCCGTTTCAATGTAGATATTTCCTTTGGGACTCTGACTGGAAGGGCTAA
- the slx8 gene encoding SUMO-targeted ubiquitin-protein ligase E3 Slx8, whose product MPPTPRSGNQRYVPYDTRAARSPREAAAIAAARRQRRGSNETSYLADEATNEGSSERAESSRVTDRDVDDEFDGQGEQQTPEVPGVPRSVRSLAYNENLRSPERSINEWSTDLEGLDDIDSVEDISLREASQRPDLFGNFPSGFDDVIDLTEAEQKRSQPKQRKRKQKPTDEPAPQADSVSNSQRLADYKCVICLDNPENLSATPCGHIFCNFCILSALGTSSATQKCPVCRRKVHPKNVICLEMMLGSKQNNKN is encoded by the coding sequence ATGCCTCCTACACCAAGATCTGGAAATCAAAGATACGTTCCTTACGACACAAGAGCAGCTCGATCACCCAGGGAGGCCGCTGCAATTGCTGCAGCTCGTCGTCAACGAAGAGGCTCTAATGAAACCTCGTATCTTGCTGATGAAGCAACTAATGAAGGCTCCAGTGAACGTGCAGAATCCAGTAGAGTCACGGACAGAGATGTCGACGACGAGTTTGATGGCCAAGGAGAACAGCAGACGCCAGAAGTCCCAGGAGTTCCTCGATCAGTTCGAAGCTTGGCatataatgaaaatttacGATCACCTGAAAGAAGCATAAATGAATGGTCAACAGACCTGGAAGGCCTGGACGATATCGATAGCGTTGAGGATATCTCTCTGCGAGAGGCATCTCAGCGTCCTGATCTTTTTGGTAACTTCCCATCCGGTTTCGATGATGTTATTGATTTAACAGAAGCCGAACAGAAGCGAAGTCAAccaaagcaaagaaaaaggaaacaaaagccCACCGATGAACCCGCACCTCAAGCGGATTCTGTAAGCAACTCTCAAAGACTAGCGGATTACAAATGTGTAATTTGCCTAGATAATCCTGAAAATTTGTCTGCTACACCTTGTGGTcatattttttgtaatttctgTATATTAAGCGCATTAGGAACTTCATCTGCAACTCAAAAATGCCCTGTCTGTCGAAGGAAAGTGCATCCGAAGAACGTGATTTGTTTAGAAATGATGCTAGGtagcaaacaaaataataaGAATTAA
- the pdi3 gene encoding ER associated protein disulfide isomerase Pdi3, with amino-acid sequence MRGFAAFAPKTWIQWIALLAILFQVATASVDLTDENYNEAVNGKWFIKFYSPTCPACKRIAPMWEGMAKKSEEKANQANISIGEVNCKKYSNLCRDLEIKAFPTLRFFVNGENKQEIPYSGLITEASLLDFVDDRIVDAEKEIEAENTETPKEASDAVAPSAPTQTFSTSSLSLVTASGTSTKSITDFTDLQMAQFSAKTSSGSPASASLTPSSSAIKSGTGTSKDDHSLASASSVITTVPATNSADKATATSLSASLQSSTSTTPEATYAIQTAPNVLPEGGDSSGPSNKDSEKTDQPVLNPAGRSKPLVTQEDIEGALTSDVGWFVRFYSSDCTNCADVTTAWDSMAGRMKNKLNVGHIDCSKQKPSCSKYKVQHYPSFFFFKENEYVEYFGLPKVGDLTSFAEEAANFEIREVEFFDTTESEKHGDVFFLYFYDDKSADSLATIRKTAIQLLGHARLYLTKSQQLVKKYNVNNFPKLIVVKDATPSYYPTSVASDIIDYRRILNWMKNNWLPVLPELQTFNSDEIANTDTVVLFSLNPDSPDFYETKATARNIASEWLNEESREYQMAWKEETDKKNAHMNKAEEKNDAEALEAARNMNVKHKPAPKRFAWVNGNYWAKWLTNFNLDIKNSGPRVVLYDAGKNLYWDTTAKGEPITVNKDVVTNFLKDVEANPNSLKPKKPKMLKENAGLEYLASYGLDTRALYLICGVVFLGIVVSLFGARRIRSLERRHRSSPILPIATKNTGNTGKFD; translated from the coding sequence ATGCGAGGTTTCGCCGCTTTTGCACCAAAAACGTGGATCCAGTGGATAGCCCTTTTGGCTATCCTTTTCCAGGTCGCTACTGCCTCCGTAGACCTGACAGATGAAAATTATAATGAGGCTGTGAATGGAAAATGGTTTATCAAGTTTTATTCACCAACTTGTCCTGCCTGCAAACGCATCGCTCCCATGTGGGAAGGTATGGCAAAGAAGTCGGAAGAGAAGGCCAATCAAGCCAATATCTCAATTGGCGAAGTGAATTGTAAAAAATATAGCAATCTTTGTCGCGACTTGGAAATTAAGGCTTTTCCCACTCTTCGATTCTTTGTAAACGGTGAgaacaaacaagaaatacCGTACAGCGGTTTAATCACCGAGGCTTCTCTTTTAGACTTTGTTGATGATCGTATTGTCGACGccgaaaaggaaattgagGCCGAAAATACAGAGACACCGAAGGAAGCTTCTGATGCCGTTGCCCCTTCCGCACCTACCCAGACATTTTCTACAAGTTCTTTATCACTGGTAACTGCTTCTGGTACCTCAACAAAATCTATTACCGATTTTACTGATTTGCAAATGGCACAATTTTCCGCCAAAACTTCTTCCGGTAGCCCTGCTTCTGCCTCTTTGACCCCATCTTCCTCTGCTATTAAATCAGGTACTGGTACATCAAAAGACGACCATTCATTGGCCTCCGCTTCCTCTGTTATTACTACTGTTCCTGCTACAAACAGTGCTGACAAAGCAACCGCTACTTCGCTATCTGCATCTTTACAGTCATCTACCTCTACAACACCTGAAGCTACCTATGCTATTCAAACTGCTCCAAATGTTCTTCCCGAAGGAGGAGATTCCTCGGGACCCTCGAATAAAGATTCTGAAAAAACCGACCAGCCGGTTCTCAATCCTGCTGGACGCTCCAAACCCCTAGTTACCCAAGAAGACATCGAGGGTGCCTTAACAAGTGATGTTGGCTGGTTCGTTCGCTTTTATTCTTCTGATTGCACAAATTGTGCAGATGTTACTACAGCTTGGGATTCAATGGCTGGAAGAATGAAGAATAAGCTCAATGTTGGCCATATCGACTGCAGCAAGCAAAAACCCAGCTGTAGCAAATATAAGGTTCAGCAttatccttctttcttttttttcaaggaaaatgaatacGTGGAATATTTTGGTCTCCCTAAAGTCGGTGATCTTACTAGTTTCGCTGAAGAAGCCGCCAACTTCGAGATCCGTGAAGtcgaattttttgataCCACGGAATCTGAGAAACATGGAGATGTCTTCTTCCTATATTTTTATGATGATAAGAGTGCTGATAGCCTTGCTACAATTCGTAAAACTGCTATTCAACTGCTTGGCCATGCCCGTCTTTACCTTACAAAGTCTCAACAACTTGTAAAGAAATACAATGTCAATAACTTTCCAAAGCTAATTGTCGTGAAAGATGCCACTCCTAGTTATTATCCTACTAGTGTAGCATCTGATATTATCGATTACAGAAGAATTTTGAATTGGATGAAGAACAATTGGCTTCCAGTCCTTCCAGAACTCCAAACATTTAATTCTGATGAAATTGCTAATACTGATACTGtcgttttattttccttgaatCCCGATTCACCTGATTTTTATGAAACTAAAGCCACCGCTCGAAACATTGCCTCTGAATGGTTAAACGAGGAGTCTCGTGAATATCAGATGGCttggaaggaagaaactgataaaaagaatgctCATATGAACAAAGCtgaggaaaagaatgatgCCGAAGCGTTAGAGGCCGCCCGGAATATGAATGTCAAGCATAAACCCGCCCCTAAACGATTTGCCTGGGTAAACGGCAATTATTGGGCAAAATGGCTTACTAACTTTAATCTCGATATCAAAAACTCGGGCCCAAGGGTAGTTTTATACGACGCTGGTAAGAATCTTTATTGGGACACAACTGCCAAGGGTGAACCCATCACTGTTAATAAAGACGTCGTTACCAATTTTCTTAAGGATGTGGAAGCTAATCCCAACTCTTTGAAGCCTAAAAAGCCTAAAATGCTAAAGGAAAATGCTGGTCTAGAATACTTAGCTTCCTACGGATTGGATACACGTGCTTTATACTTAATTTGTGGTGTCGTTTTTCTCGGTATTGTTGTTTCATTATTTGGTGCTAGAAGGATTAGAAGTCTTGAGCGCCGACACCGTTCTTCTCCCATTTTGCCCATCGCAACAAAGAACACGGGTAATACTGGGAAATTTGATTAA
- the dpb4 gene encoding DNA polymerase epsilon subunit Dpb4 has protein sequence MDPMNTGEHTELDDLALPRSIVMRLIKQVLPQKSTAQKEAVKAITNSATLFVSYLTSAAGEISSTKNRKVVMPQDVLSALQEIEYPDFTNQLDAHLQAYEAALKEKKLKIPHVDEDKSTKKSRLDPQDKLVQETSSGMEENDKDELEQEDVAEELAQENILSDREDADMEATENPVEDSVEPNYIDTIHLTDATGNPIDEGSSDSDVNESEPELHGSPNNSS, from the exons ATGGATCCAATGAATACCGGAGAACATACTGAATTAGATGACTTGGCTCTTCCTCGTTCTATTGTTATGCGTTTAATTAAACAGGTTTTACCCCAGAAAAGTACAGCACAAAAGGAAGCGGTCAAGGCCATTACGAATTCAGCGACTCTTTTTGTTAGTTATTTAACATCTGC TGCTGGAGAAATTTCTTCTACAAAAAATCGGAAAGTTGTTATGCCCCAAGATGTTTTGAGTGCTCTACAGGAAATAGAATATCCCGATTTCACCAATCAACTAGATGCTCATCTTCAAG CATACGAAGCTGcgttgaaagaaaagaagctaAAAATTCCTCACGTGGATGAAGATAAATCTACGAAGAAAAGCAGGTTGGATCCACAGGACAAACTTGTGCAGGAAACGTCTTCtggaatggaagaaaacgatAAAGATGAATTAGAGCAAGAAGATGTTGCTGAGGAATTGGCACAAGAAAATATTCTCTCTGATAGAGAGGATGCGGATATGGAGGCAACAGAAAACCCTGTTGAAGATTCTGTTGAACCCAATTACATAGATACTATTCACTTAACTGATGCAACAGGAAATCCTATTGATGAAGGCAGTTCAGATTCCGACGTAAATGAATCAGAACCCGAGCTGCACGGATCTCCTAATAACTCTTCGTAA
- the dip2 gene encoding U3 snoRNA associated protein Dip2: protein MVKSYTRYEPSGFFGVVASSGCNIVTQPSESAKSVGKAIVGGLESILEWDLKTGQLSSKWKDTDCSFNVSCLTNHGDVYAAGYEDGSIRLWKEGELLLTLNGHKSAVSTMTFDQTGTRLASGSKDTDIILWDVVNETGLYRLRGHKDQVTKLIFLTPSDLTAVNEQGTTDGVEDDASTNMEIDATNADQYLLSSGKDSFLKLWDLSIQHCVETHVNHQGEIWAMSVSPDRKRCLTASSDADVKVWEISFPTDGNITPTTKVLKLLGGVPRQSRDRPLSLDFYDSGRFVVFQAHDRLIEIIRIRTPSEMEKIMSRRRRRKKTEEVELTLKDEFEPFAVIRAPSRVSSFAWIPHRRNPVFVVVLQNNSIEVYNVDTKAEATTPLTERTTRTNSIELPGHRADVRTLALSSNYEMVLSGANGSLKIWNHKTGSCIRTFDCGYVLAAAFVNADKQILSVNKAGEIELFDVASSSLLERIQAHNGPIWDLAIGHNGSYFATASADKTLKLWSLKPSFDYAPGTSVKVFALRIEQTRQIDFADDVLATTISPDGRLITASLLDNTVKVYYLDTLKFFLNMYGHKLPVLSMDISHDSKLLATCSADKNVKLWGLDFGDCHKSIFAHQDSVMKVAFQPGSRNFFTCSKDKELRYWDGDTFDLILKLRGHHSEVWSLAVAPTTVFTGSHDHSIRVWAQSDDLVFLEEERERELEEQYESTLVSSFSAEERNEDAAENNVATVNKQTVESLKDGEKILDALVIGAKDLDEEIQYRIEKLSNPNKSRIPRNPILAHLNVSAEEYVLNTFKKVRISHLDDALLVLPFDQVLSLFRFVDIWASKKWSIPLVSRIIFFLLKTYHRQLTSTIKMRPLLNNIRNSLRGSLVEERSLVGYNLAGLTYLKNEWDLNHKTSLEEVDNPLLGIDGKKRAFSNV, encoded by the coding sequence ATGGTGAAAAGTTATACCCGTTACGAGCCCTCAGGATTCTTTGGGGTCGTCGCTTCATCCGGGTGTAATATCGTAACGCAACCATCTGAATCGGCGAAATCCGTAGGCAAAGCGATTGTTGGAGGTCTCGAAAGCATTCTAGAATGGGATCTCAAGACCGGTCAATTGTCGTCTAAATGGAAGGACACGGATTGTTCATTTAATGTTTCCTGTCTCACAAATCATGGCGATGTATATGCCGCTGGCTACGAGGATGGGTCTATTCGTCTTTGGAAAGAAGGggaattgcttttgacTTTGAACGGCCACAAAAGTGCTGTTTCTACTATGACTTTCGATCAAACAGGTACTCGATTAGCTAGTGGCAGCAAAGATACAGATATAATTTTGTGGGATGTTGTGAACGAAACTGGCTTGTATAGACTTCGTGGACATAAAGATCAAGTTACGAAGCTCATCTTTTTAACCCCTAGTGATTTAACAGCCGTTAATGAACAGGGAACCACGGACGGTGTTGAAGATGATGCCTCAACAAACATGGAAATTGATGCCACGAACGCAGACCAATACTTGTTGTCGTCTGGTAAAGACTCATTTTTAAAGCTTTGGGATCTTTCAATTCAGCATTGTGTCGAGACACATGTCAATCATCAGGGTGAAATTTGGGCAATGTCTGTATCTCCCGACAGAAAGCGCTGTTTAACTGCTAGCAGCGATGCGGATGTCAAAGTCTGGGAAATCTCTTTCCCCACTGATGGAAACATAACCCCTACAACCaaagttttgaaattattaGGAGGTGTTCCTCGCCAAAGTCGTGATCGTCCACTTTCCTTGGACTTTTATGATTCTGGTCGATTTGTAGTTTTCCAGGCCCATGATCGTTTGATAGAGATTATCCGCATAAGGACTCCTtctgaaatggaaaaaattatgaGTCGCCGCCGTAGACGCAAAAAGACCGAGGAAGTAGAATTGACTTTGAAGGATGAATTCGAACCTTTTGCAGTTATTCGTGCTCCTTCCCGCGTTTCCTCATTTGCCTGGATTCCTCATCGCCGTAACCCTGTATTCGTCGTTGTTCTTCAGAATAATTCCATTGAGGTCTATAATGTGGATACCAAGGCAGAGGCTACTACTCCCCTTACGGAACGAACTACACGCACCAATTCCATTGAATTGCCAGGCCATCGTGCTGACGTTAGAACTTTAGCCCTTTCCTCTAACTATGAAATGGTTTTAAGTGGCGCTAATGGTTCACTAAAGATCTGGAATCATAAAACAGGTTCTTGTATTCGTACTTTTGATTGTGGCTACGTTTTAGCCGCTGCATTTGTAAATGCAGATAAGcaaattctttctgttAATAAGGCGGGGGAAATTGAGTTATTTGACGTTGCTAGCTCTTCTCTATTGGAACGTATTCAAGCCCATAATGGCCCTATCTGGGATTTGGCTATTGGACACAATGGATCATATTTTGCTACAGCTTCTGCAGATAAGACTTTGAAGTTATGGTCTTTGAAACCTTCTTTCGATTATGCTCCCGGTACTTCCGTCAAAGTTTTCGCTTTGAGGATTGAGCAAACCCGTCAAATTGACTTTGCGGATGATGTTCTTGCGACCACAATATCTCCAGATGGTCGCCTTATCACTGCATCTTTACTCGATAATACAGTCAAGGTGTATTACTTGGatactttgaaatttttcttaaatATGTATGGACACAAACTACCTGTTCTTTCAATGGACATTTCGCACGACTCTAAATTATTAGCTACTTGTAGTGCCGACAAGAACGTCAAATTATGGGGATTAGACTTTGGTGACTGCCATAAATCAATTTTCGCTCACCAGGATTCTGTTATGAAGGTTGCATTTCAACCTGGCTccagaaatttttttacatGCTCTAAGGATAAGGAGCTTAGATACTGGGATGGTGACACCTTCgatttgattttgaaattgcGCGGTCATCATTCTGAAGTTTGGTCATTAGCTGTTGCTCCAACAACGGTTTTTACCGGTTCGCATGATCACTCCATCCGTGTATGGGCACAATCGGATGATCTAGtatttttagaagaagaaagagagcGCGAACTTGAGGAACAGTACGAGTCAACTTTGGTTTCCAGTTTCAGTGCTGAGGAGAGAAACGAAGACGCAGCAGAAAACAATGTTGCTACAGTGAATAAACAGACTGTTGAAAGTCTTAAAGACGGTGAAAAAATACTCGATGCATTAGTTATTGGCGCTAAAGATTTGGACGAGGAAATTCAATATCGAATTGAGAAACTTAGCAATCCGAACAAATCTAGAATCCCGCGTAACCCAATTTTAGCTCACTTGAATGTTTCAGCGGAAGAATATGTTTTAAATacctttaaaaaagttcGTATAAGTCATCTCGATGACGCTCTGTTGGTACTTCCCTTTGACCAAGTCTTGTCCCTTTTTCGCTTTGTTGATATATGGGCTAGCAAGAAGTGGTCTATACCCTTAGTATCTCgaattatatttttcttattgAAGACATATCATCGTCAATTGACGTCTACGATTAAAATGCGACCTCTACTAAATAATATTCGCAATAGTCTTAGAGGTTCTTTAGTGGAAGAGCGATCGCTAGTGGGTTACAATCTTGCCGGCTTAACATACTTAAAAAATGAGTGGGATTTGAATCATAAAACATCTCTTGAGGAAGTTGATAATCCTTTGCTCGGAATTGATGGAAAGAAGCGTGCATTTTCTAATGTTTAA
- the lsm1 gene encoding mRNA decapping complex subunit has translation MNQAGQIIPFTTSGSLVDYVDRKVIVVLRDGKKLIGILRSFDQFANLMLQYTIERIYVDDMFGDIDRGVFIVRGENVVLLGELDLDKEYEMEKGLRRVPAEHLFPLSKGRSDEKRKTLREKTKKLNTVGFSVDFGHDDLY, from the exons ATGAATCAGGCAGGTCAAATTATTCCCTTTACAACATCTGGCTCCCTGGTGGATTATGTTGACC GTAAAGTAATAGTGGTTTTACGAGATGGTAAAAAGTTAATTGGCATTCTCCGGTCCTTTGACCAATTTG CCAACCTTATGCTCCAGTATACGattgaaagaatttatGTGGATGACATGTTTGGTGATATTGATCGAGGTGTTTTCATTGTGCGAGGTGAAAATGTTGTATTACTAGGAGAATTG GACTTGGACAAAGAAtatgaaatggaaaagggATTGCGCCGTGTTCCAGCGGAACATCTATTTCCTTTGTCAAAGGGACGTTCTGATGAAAAGCGGAAAACTTTACGggaaaaaaccaaaaaactGAACACCGTCGGTTTCAGCGTCGATTTTGGTCATGATGATTTGTACTAG